A single window of Rhodamnia argentea isolate NSW1041297 chromosome 5, ASM2092103v1, whole genome shotgun sequence DNA harbors:
- the LOC115739960 gene encoding probable aquaporin NIP-type codes for MSKGSGADIREHSENSPDDHVDMGGCCASTEVVSLTQKVIAEVIGTYFVIFAGCGSVAVNKIYGSVTFPGICVVWGLIVMVMVYSVGHISGAHFNPAVTVTFAIFRHFPYKQVPMYIVAQLLGSILASGTLCLLLDVDSKSFFGTVPTGPNVRSLVIEIIISFLLMFVISGVATDNRSVGELAGIAVGMTIMLNVFVAGPVSGASMNPARSIGPAVTMHIYKGLWLYIVGPFVGTILGGFAYNLIRATDKPLAELTNSVSFLKRPSEEV; via the exons ATGTCCAAAGGTTCGGGCGCAGATATTCGCGAACATAGCGAAAACTCGCCAGACGATCACGTCGACATGGGCGGCTGCTGCGCCTCCACCGAGGTTGTCTCCCTCACCcagaag GTGATCGCCGAGGTGATCGGGACGTACTTCGTGATATTCGCCGGGTGCGGGTCGGTGGCGGTGAACAAGATATACGGGTCGGTCACGTTCCCAGGGATCTGCGTGGTTTGGGGGCTGATCGTGATGGTCATGGTTTACTCGGTGGGCCATATCTCGGGTGCCCATTTCAACCCGGCGGTCACCGTCACCTTCGCCATCTTCAGACATTTCCCTTACAAGCAG GTTCCTATGTACATCGTAGCGCAACTGCTGGGATCGATTCTCGCGAGCGGCACGCTGTGCCTGCTCCTGGACGTGGACTCCAAATCGTTCTTCGGCACCGTGCCGACGGGTCCCAACGTCCGGTCGCTGGTGATCGAGATCATCATATCCTTCCTGCTGATGTTCGTCATATCCGGAGTCGCGACGGACAACAGATCG GTCGGCGAGCTGGCAGGAATCGCAGTCGGGATGACGATCATGCTGAACGTATTCGTCGCCGG GCCGGTTTCCGGGGCATCCATGAACCCGGCGAGGAGCATTGGGCCGGCCGTCACGATGCACATCTACAAGGGGCTTTGGCTATACATAGTTGGGCCGTTCGTCGGCACCATCTTGGGCGGCTTTGCATATAATCTGATTAGGGCAACGGATAAGCCTCTGGCGGAGTTGACCAACAGCGTGTCTTTTCTCAAGCGCCCTTCAGAAGAAGTGTAA
- the LOC115740046 gene encoding homeobox-leucine zipper protein HOX3 isoform X2, with amino-acid sequence MVRDLDINQVPSGGEEEWMTMSGGGMEDEEESSHGGPPRKKLRLTKEQSRLLEESFRQNHTLNPKQKEALATQLKLRPRQVEVWFQNRRARSKLKQTEMECEYLKRWFGSLTEQNRRLQREVEELRALKVGPPTIISPHTCQPLPASTLTMCPCCERVSSTAPTATSAPSATSRPPKASQQSGPTLQSRQPSAAC; translated from the exons ATGG TGAGGGACTTGGACATAAACCAAGTGCCGTCGGGGGGCGAGGAGGAATGGATGACGATGAGCGGAGGAGGGATGGAGGACGAGGAAGAGAGCAGCCACGGCGGCCCTCCTCGCAAGAAGCTCCGCCTCACCAAAGAGCAATCTCGCCTCCTCGAGGAGAGCTTCCGGCAGAACCACACTCTCAACCCT AAGCAAAAGGAGGCCTTGGCAACGCAACTGAAGCTCCGGCCGCGCCAGGTCGAAGTGTGGTTCCAAAACCGTAGGGCCAG GAGCAAGTTGAAGCAAACGGAGATGGAGTGTGAGTACCTGAAGAGGTGGTTCGGATCGCTGACGGAGCAGAACCGGCGGCTCCAGAGGGAGGTGGAGGAGCTCCGCGCCCTCAAAGTGGGCCCGCCCACCATCATCTCCCCCCACACATGCCAGCCCCTCCCGGCCTCCACCCTCACCATGTGCCCTTGCTGCGAGCGCGTCAGCTCCACCGCCCCCACCGCCACCTCCGCCCCTTCCGCCACCTCGAGGCCGCCCAAAGCGTCACAACAGTCAGGGCCCACACTTCAGTCGAGGCAGCCATCCGCCGCTTGCTAG
- the LOC115740045 gene encoding auxin efflux carrier component 3-like isoform X2 yields MITWHDLYTVLAAVVPLYVAMILAYGSVRWWRIFSPDQCSGINRFVAIFAVPLLSFHFISTNNPYAMNLRFIAADTLQKLVLLLLLALWANLSARGSLDWSITIFSLSSLPNTLVMGIPLLIAMYGPGAGSLMVQVVVLQCIIWYTLLLFLFEYRGAKILIMEQFPETAASIVSFNVDPDIVSLDGRDLLETDAEVGDDGKLHVTLRKSNASRRSFGLGPGSGSFSGMTPRPSNLSGVEIYSLSSSRNLTPRGSNFNNSDFYSMMGVPPLSNFGPADVYSVQSSRGPTPRPSNFEENSLPSPRFGFYPAQVVSTPYPAPLPDFASAFTKSGKPNLQQQQPPPPPPQAQQSNSMAKANNYDAKELHMFVWSSSASPVSEVGGLHVFGSGDIGAPDNQSGRSDQCVKEIRMIVADTNQPSGDTKSAPETVGYTGRDQFSFAGKPDEGDEGIGEKKDAAGPARLDKLGPSSSAAAAGEPGYGDAGDIKQMPPASVMTRLILIMVWRKLIRNPNTYSSLIGLTWSLIAFRWEVAMPKIVEKSISILSDAGLGMAMFSLGLFMALQPKISLPELRRRVYNGHEVPC; encoded by the exons ATGATCACGTGGCACGATCTCTACACCGTGCTGGCCGCGGTGGTGCCGCTCTACGTGGCCATGATCCTGGCCTACGGCTCCGTGCGGTGGTGGAGGATCTTCTCCCCCGACCAGTGCTCCGGCATCAACCGCTTCGTCGCCATCTTCGCCGTCCCCCTCCTCTCCTTCCACTTCATCTCCACCAACAACCCGTACGCCATGAACCTCCGCTTCATTGCGGCCGACACCCTCCAGAagctcgtcctcctcctcctcctggccCTCTGGGCCAACCTCTCCGCCCGCGGCTCCTTGGACTGGTCCAtcaccatcttctctctctcctccctcccaaACACTCTCGTCATGGGCATCCCTCTCCTCATCGCCATGTATGGCCCCGGCGCTGGCAGCCTCATGGTTCAGGTGGTCGTGCTGCAGTGCATCATCTGGTAcaccctcctcctcttcctcttcgagTACCGGGGCGCGAAGATCCTCATCATGGAGCAGTTCCCCGAGACCGCTGCCTCCATCGTGTCGTTCAATGTCGACCCCGACATCGTCTCGCTTGACGGCCGGGACCTCCTCGAGACCGACGCGGAGGTAGGCGATGACGGGAAGCTCCACGTCACATTGAGGAAATCGAACGCATCGAGGCGGTCCTTCGGCCTGGGGCCTGGCAGCGGCTCGTTCTCTGGGATGACGCCGAGGCCTTCCAACCTCAGCGGAGTGGAGATCTACAGCCTGAGCTCGTCACGGAACCTGACTCCGAGGGGCTCCAACTTCAACAACTCGGACTTCTACTCCATGATGGGCGTGCCTCCGCTCTCCAACTTCGGACCCGCCGACGTGTACTCGGTACAGTCCTCCCGCGGCCCGACCCCGAGGCCGTCGAACTTCGAGGAGAACTCACTGCCGTCCCCGAGGTTCGGGTTCTACCCAGCCCAGGTTGTGTCCACTCCGTACCCGGCTCCGCTCCCCGATTTCGCATCCGCATTCACGAAGAGCGGCAAACCGAACCTCCAACAgcagcagccgccgccgccgcccccgcaGGCGCAGCAATCCAACAGCATGGCGAAAGCAAACAATTACGACGCGAAGGAGCTCCACATGTTCGTGTGGAGCTCCAGCGCTTCGCCGGTTTCGGAAGTAGGCGGGCTCCACGTGTTTGGCAGCGGGGATATAGGGGCTCCGGATAATCAATCCGGGCGGTCCGATCAGTGCGTCAAGGAGATCCGGATGATAGTCGCCGATACCAACCAGCCCAGCGGCGACACcaaaa GTGCACCGGAAACGGTGGGATACACCGGGCGGGATCAGTTCAGCTTCGCGGGCAAACCAGACGAGGGGGACGAAGGGATCGGCGAGAAGAAGGACGCGGCGGGGCCCGCCAGGCTCGACAAGCTCGGCCCGAGCTCCTCCGCGGCCGCTGCCGGAGAGCCGGGGTACGGCGACGCCGGGGACATCAAGCAGATGCCGCCGGCGAGCGTGATGACCCGCCTCATCTTGATCATGGTGTGGAGGAAGCTGATCCGGAACCCCAACACCTACTCGAGCCTCATCGGCCTCACATGGTCCTTGATCGCCTTCCG GTGGGAGGTGGCAATGCCCAAGATCGTAGAGAAGTCAATCTCCATACTGTCCGATGCTGGGCTGGGAATGGCCATGTTCAGCTTAG GTCTGTTCATGGCTCTTCAGCCTAAGATATCACTGCCGGAACTCCGTCGCCGCGTTTACAATGGCCACGAGGTTCCTTGCTAG
- the LOC115740046 gene encoding homeobox-leucine zipper protein HOX3 isoform X1, which translates to MGDLPRSPSCLELTMSVPGFSSSPPLPSTVRDLDINQVPSGGEEEWMTMSGGGMEDEEESSHGGPPRKKLRLTKEQSRLLEESFRQNHTLNPKQKEALATQLKLRPRQVEVWFQNRRARSKLKQTEMECEYLKRWFGSLTEQNRRLQREVEELRALKVGPPTIISPHTCQPLPASTLTMCPCCERVSSTAPTATSAPSATSRPPKASQQSGPTLQSRQPSAAC; encoded by the exons ATGGGAGATTTGCCCAGAAGCCCTTCATGCCTGGAGTTGACCATGTCTGTTCCGggcttctcttcctctcctcctcttccttcaaCTG TGAGGGACTTGGACATAAACCAAGTGCCGTCGGGGGGCGAGGAGGAATGGATGACGATGAGCGGAGGAGGGATGGAGGACGAGGAAGAGAGCAGCCACGGCGGCCCTCCTCGCAAGAAGCTCCGCCTCACCAAAGAGCAATCTCGCCTCCTCGAGGAGAGCTTCCGGCAGAACCACACTCTCAACCCT AAGCAAAAGGAGGCCTTGGCAACGCAACTGAAGCTCCGGCCGCGCCAGGTCGAAGTGTGGTTCCAAAACCGTAGGGCCAG GAGCAAGTTGAAGCAAACGGAGATGGAGTGTGAGTACCTGAAGAGGTGGTTCGGATCGCTGACGGAGCAGAACCGGCGGCTCCAGAGGGAGGTGGAGGAGCTCCGCGCCCTCAAAGTGGGCCCGCCCACCATCATCTCCCCCCACACATGCCAGCCCCTCCCGGCCTCCACCCTCACCATGTGCCCTTGCTGCGAGCGCGTCAGCTCCACCGCCCCCACCGCCACCTCCGCCCCTTCCGCCACCTCGAGGCCGCCCAAAGCGTCACAACAGTCAGGGCCCACACTTCAGTCGAGGCAGCCATCCGCCGCTTGCTAG
- the LOC115740045 gene encoding auxin efflux carrier component 3-like isoform X1, giving the protein MITWHDLYTVLAAVVPLYVAMILAYGSVRWWRIFSPDQCSGINRFVAIFAVPLLSFHFISTNNPYAMNLRFIAADTLQKLVLLLLLALWANLSARGSLDWSITIFSLSSLPNTLVMGIPLLIAMYGPGAGSLMVQVVVLQCIIWYTLLLFLFEYRGAKILIMEQFPETAASIVSFNVDPDIVSLDGRDLLETDAEVGDDGKLHVTLRKSNASRRSFGLGPGSGSFSGMTPRPSNLSGVEIYSLSSSRNLTPRGSNFNNSDFYSMMGVPPLSNFGPADVYSVQSSRGPTPRPSNFEENSLPSPRFGFYPAQVVSTPYPAPLPDFASAFTKSGKPNLQQQQPPPPPPQAQQSNSMAKANNYDAKELHMFVWSSSASPVSEVGGLHVFGSGDIGAPDNQSGRSDQCVKEIRMIVADTNQPSGDTKSAPETVGYTGRDQFSFAGKPDEGDEGIGEKKDAAGPARLDKLGPSSSAAAAGEPGYGDAGDIKQMPPASVMTRLILIMVWRKLIRNPNTYSSLIGLTWSLIAFRWEVAMPKIVEKSISILSDAGLGMAMFSLGLFMALQPKLIACGNSVATFAMAVRFLTGPAVMAVASLAIGLRGTLLRIAIVQAALPQGIVPFVFAKEYNVHPAILSTAVIFGMLIALPITLVYYILLGL; this is encoded by the exons ATGATCACGTGGCACGATCTCTACACCGTGCTGGCCGCGGTGGTGCCGCTCTACGTGGCCATGATCCTGGCCTACGGCTCCGTGCGGTGGTGGAGGATCTTCTCCCCCGACCAGTGCTCCGGCATCAACCGCTTCGTCGCCATCTTCGCCGTCCCCCTCCTCTCCTTCCACTTCATCTCCACCAACAACCCGTACGCCATGAACCTCCGCTTCATTGCGGCCGACACCCTCCAGAagctcgtcctcctcctcctcctggccCTCTGGGCCAACCTCTCCGCCCGCGGCTCCTTGGACTGGTCCAtcaccatcttctctctctcctccctcccaaACACTCTCGTCATGGGCATCCCTCTCCTCATCGCCATGTATGGCCCCGGCGCTGGCAGCCTCATGGTTCAGGTGGTCGTGCTGCAGTGCATCATCTGGTAcaccctcctcctcttcctcttcgagTACCGGGGCGCGAAGATCCTCATCATGGAGCAGTTCCCCGAGACCGCTGCCTCCATCGTGTCGTTCAATGTCGACCCCGACATCGTCTCGCTTGACGGCCGGGACCTCCTCGAGACCGACGCGGAGGTAGGCGATGACGGGAAGCTCCACGTCACATTGAGGAAATCGAACGCATCGAGGCGGTCCTTCGGCCTGGGGCCTGGCAGCGGCTCGTTCTCTGGGATGACGCCGAGGCCTTCCAACCTCAGCGGAGTGGAGATCTACAGCCTGAGCTCGTCACGGAACCTGACTCCGAGGGGCTCCAACTTCAACAACTCGGACTTCTACTCCATGATGGGCGTGCCTCCGCTCTCCAACTTCGGACCCGCCGACGTGTACTCGGTACAGTCCTCCCGCGGCCCGACCCCGAGGCCGTCGAACTTCGAGGAGAACTCACTGCCGTCCCCGAGGTTCGGGTTCTACCCAGCCCAGGTTGTGTCCACTCCGTACCCGGCTCCGCTCCCCGATTTCGCATCCGCATTCACGAAGAGCGGCAAACCGAACCTCCAACAgcagcagccgccgccgccgcccccgcaGGCGCAGCAATCCAACAGCATGGCGAAAGCAAACAATTACGACGCGAAGGAGCTCCACATGTTCGTGTGGAGCTCCAGCGCTTCGCCGGTTTCGGAAGTAGGCGGGCTCCACGTGTTTGGCAGCGGGGATATAGGGGCTCCGGATAATCAATCCGGGCGGTCCGATCAGTGCGTCAAGGAGATCCGGATGATAGTCGCCGATACCAACCAGCCCAGCGGCGACACcaaaa GTGCACCGGAAACGGTGGGATACACCGGGCGGGATCAGTTCAGCTTCGCGGGCAAACCAGACGAGGGGGACGAAGGGATCGGCGAGAAGAAGGACGCGGCGGGGCCCGCCAGGCTCGACAAGCTCGGCCCGAGCTCCTCCGCGGCCGCTGCCGGAGAGCCGGGGTACGGCGACGCCGGGGACATCAAGCAGATGCCGCCGGCGAGCGTGATGACCCGCCTCATCTTGATCATGGTGTGGAGGAAGCTGATCCGGAACCCCAACACCTACTCGAGCCTCATCGGCCTCACATGGTCCTTGATCGCCTTCCG GTGGGAGGTGGCAATGCCCAAGATCGTAGAGAAGTCAATCTCCATACTGTCCGATGCTGGGCTGGGAATGGCCATGTTCAGCTTAG GTCTGTTCATGGCCCTTCAGCCTAAGCTAATCGCGTGTGGGAACTCCGTCGCCACGTTCGCCATGGCCGTGAGGTTCCTCACTGGCCCGGCCGTGATGGCCGTCGCCTCCCTTGCCATCGGGTTGCGCGGGACCCTACTTCGTATCGCCATCGTCCAG GCGGCGCTTCCGCAAGGAATAGTCCCGTTCGTGTTCGCGAAAGAGTACAATGTTCATCCAGCCATTCTCAGCACCGC GGTCATATTCGGGATGCTGATAGCCCTGCCGATCACGCTTGTCTACTACATTCTTCTCGGGTTATAA